Genomic segment of Prionailurus viverrinus isolate Anna chromosome B4, UM_Priviv_1.0, whole genome shotgun sequence:
ATTTCATTATTGAGCTGTTGCTAGTTTTTTCCTCGTGTGCACTAAGTTACTGACATTTTGAGAAGGTTGGTATCTGGTCGAGAGAAGAAAGATGGGCTGAGAGCGGTAGGAGCTGAGGGACAAGGGCAGAGGATTGAAGACAGACACTCACATGCTGATGGAGACTGAGAGCAGAGCATGGTGACTCTGCCCACATGTGCCAAGTTGAAAATGAATACTTTAGATCATTTGGCGCTTTTGATAAGCCACGTGAGCTGTCCCCTCTGTTGGGTGGTTTAAGTCAcaattgattttaaaatctgaataacAGAAATAGCTGTGTCACTTTATTGGAGAAAACAGAGAGTTTCCAATGttataggacaaaaaaaaaatcagactattTCTAACTGTGTGACaggtttaaaataattgttttaaaaattctaatataggggcgcctgggtggcgcagtcggttaagcgtccgacttcagccaggtcacgatctcgtggtccgtgagttcgagccccgcgtcaggctctgggctgatggctcagagcctggagcctgtttccgattctgtgtctccctctctctctgcccctcccccgttcatgctctgtctctctctgtcccaaaaataaataaacgttgaaaaaaaaattctaatatatttATGGATCTCACTCTAAATGGAGACATCATAAAATTACTTTTCCAAAATTTAATCAATACATTGTTTTGAagtgcccccccttttttctcaTTTGCACAGATGTTTAAAATCAAATTGGCTTCTTGACAGATTTGTGCACAGATATGTAGAATCCATGGATTTCTTCTCCTGGTAGTGTGTCTGAGCTTTGTCCACTTCAAGAAGGTGATGATGCATTCTCTtttccaagatttttattttggatactgactAAATCTCTAGGTGACCTAAACTCTCACAAACTACTTAAATAGTAACCTCTATTTAgatctaatgtttattcatgaaGTTTTAAATCACTCTGAAATTAGATTTTTCTATTGTATATTGGAAGCATTACCAAggataaaataagtttaaaattacaaattaaagatGAGGACAAATACTTATGCATGTCTAAAGCTTTCAGACATATTCAACTTACCATGACAATCAAGTGAGGAGTTAAACaggtttaaagaaataatgttttatgcATAAATGTCACATGTGCTATAATGGGAAGAACTCTGGATTTGGAGAGTCACATTAGAAAAGTATGAGTTGGATAATTTACATGTTGTGTGCTGATGGACAGTCACAATTATACTTTAGATTCACCTTCTATCAAAAGGCACAGCAAATCATACCTAACACAATTGGATGGCAAGAAGGATAACAAATTTCAATGTTGTCCACAGAAAGGGTGTTTTATGACACCAGGAAATAAATAGGAAGTTCAATGTTTAATCTTGTCTTGTACCTCTTATCAGGTTCTTGCCATGGGTGACAAGGGAGCAGGCAACCACTCAGATGTAACTGACTTCATTCTTGTAGGCTTCAGGGTTCATCCAGAGCTCCacattctcctcttcctcctattCCTGCTGGTCTATGGCATGGTTCTTTTGGGGAACATTAGTATGATGACAATCATTGTGACTGACTCCCAGCTGAACACACCAATGTATTTCTTTCTAGGCAATCTCTCCTTCATTGACCTCTCCTACTCCACTGTTATTGCCCCGAAAGCCATGGTCAACTTCCTGTCTGAGAAAAAGACTGTCTCCTTTGTGGGGTGTGCTGCCCAGCTCTTCTTTTTTGCCTTCTTCATTGTAACAGAAGGGTTTGTTCTGGCagccatggcctatgaccgcttcATCGCCATTTGCAACCCTCTTCTTTACAGTGTGCACATGTCAAGACGACTTTGCACTCAGCTGGTGGCTGGTTCCTATCTCTGTGGATGGCTCAGTTCCATCCTCCAAGTCAGCACAACATTCTCAGTGTCTTTCTGTGCTTCCCGAGTCATTGATCACTTCTACTGTGATTCTTACCAAATTGAGAGGATCTCCTGCTCCAATCTCTCTGTCAATAAGATGGTGTCTCTTAGTTTGGCTGCCTTCATTATATTGCCTACCATAGTTGTTATTGTAGTATCTTACATGTACATTGGGACCACAGTCTTGAAAATCCCTTCCagtgaagggagaaggaaagcctTCTCCACCTGCAGCTCCCATTTGGGAGTGGTAAGTTTGCTCTATGGGACTGTCTCCTTTGTGTATCTCACACCTCCAAGCAATCCTGAACTGCGTAAAGTGGcttcagtattttatatattggtCACACCCATGTTAAACCCTCTGATCTACTCTCTAAGAAACAAAGATGTCAAACAAGCTTTGGGAAAAATCCTGTGGAAGAAAAAAGCTTTATACTAATTCCACTTTTTTTGTGACTCATAATGGGTTCATTGATAGTTTTGTACTGATTTGGTTTTAACATGGGGTCAAGTATGAGTCACTTAAGGATCCTTTAAGTTGACCACCTACAGATGAATGGTTTTCATTGAAGGATTAGTAGCAATCTATCATTCACTCTTCCTTGAGAGCAGTGTTATATCTTCAGCATCAATAGCATTTCCAGTCATCTGATCAACATTATAGTCTCCAATCTTTGTAGGTATAACTTTGTGATGGTGGAGATAGTAGGGAAAGGGggatttaattttgttattattttcctttggaaCTACTTAGATGATAGACAGAAAATTGGTTTGGTAGGATGTTAATCTTAGAATATATTATCTCTTATTTATGAGTAGAGGAAGTGTCAACTCAAAGCAGGATGATTTCTCAGTTGTAATATTTAATTTCTGTATGAATCTATTCATAGTGATTTAATTTTGGGCCCACCATTCTTGAGTAGaaatatggtgtcatattttaagattttttttttatgtgccaTTGTGAGTTTATCTCAATAAATCATGGGTGTTtatatcttgttatttttttaaatattgtttgttattgatttattATCATATCAACGAGATGGAGAAAGTtatttcaacgtttttatttatttttgggacagagagagacagagcatgaacaggggaggggcagagagagagggggacacagaatcggaaacaggctccaggctctgagccatcagcccagagcccgacgcggggctcgaactcacggaccgtgagatcgtgacctggctgaagtcggatgcttaaccgactgcgccacccaggcgccccgagaaagttATTTCATACCCAGTGTTTCCAAAACTGGGCCCCCATATCTAGTCTTCAGCATCAGTGTTCTATCTTGAGGGGACAAAAATTGCATTGGATGTTCCAAATTACTTTTGCCAATTTgtactggattattttttttctttgataaatgcTATTTACCTGTAcaaaatttttgtttgctttgtatttggtattttagTTGCATAtgatctttttgttttcctaatatttgttgaattggtGTTGTAATTATAATGAAGTAATATACACTTGGAGAGTAATATCTTTGTTGTCATgttgctataatttttaaattcaggttGTGTTTTCCAATGCAAATTGTAGTTAATTCCAATATaaaaaaagtcaacagaaaaTATTGCTGGAAAAAATCAAGGGTTCACTCCTATTGTATATCTTTTATTTGTGTATTATGAGATAAAATTGTAATGATGGGAAGATGCCCAAGGCAGAAGTGGAAGGATGTTGTAAAAGATGTACCGTTTAATGTGTTTGCCTGTTTCTACAATATCAGAATATATCAATATAGCCAGTAAATTCTCGGAAATCTGGGGAGTACACCACTTGTGAAGTTAGGAAAGGAGGTGGCGAAATAGGCGGCAGATGGGGAATGGTAAAGTACTCTGGTATGTAACCTGCTACTCACAAAAATAAGCttctcttttaattcttacaaaaccaacttagaaaaattattttaccaaAGACTACTTCAATGTTTTTGTTACAGgactatgttttttgtttgtttctttgtttttaccaTTCTGAATGTGgtctagaatttaaaaataaatgttcttggCTCCATACCAATGTTTCCAATAaaggaattattattttactatctttgacctttttcatttgtttaactgAGGGTACACTAGTCCCCTCATTATTCATGGTTTTGCTTTCCATGATTTTGGGTACCTGAGGTCAGTCatagtccagaagcagatgattctCCTTTGACACAACATCAGAAGATGAATAGTAGCCTTGCAGtatgtcacaatgcctacatcattcacctcacttctcAGCACATAGGCACTTTATCCCCTCACATCATCCCAAGAAGAATGGTGAGTACAGGACagtaatatattttgagagagagagcgagagagcacatttacataacttttattaaagtatattgCTATAATTGTTCTCTTTCCTTATTAGTGTTTGGTTTTAATACTTTATTGTGCCTAATGTATAAATTAAGCTTTGCCATAAGCATATAG
This window contains:
- the LOC125170961 gene encoding olfactory receptor 9K2-like codes for the protein MGDKGAGNHSDVTDFILVGFRVHPELHILLFLLFLLVYGMVLLGNISMMTIIVTDSQLNTPMYFFLGNLSFIDLSYSTVIAPKAMVNFLSEKKTVSFVGCAAQLFFFAFFIVTEGFVLAAMAYDRFIAICNPLLYSVHMSRRLCTQLVAGSYLCGWLSSILQVSTTFSVSFCASRVIDHFYCDSYQIERISCSNLSVNKMVSLSLAAFIILPTIVVIVVSYMYIGTTVLKIPSSEGRRKAFSTCSSHLGVVSLLYGTVSFVYLTPPSNPELRKVASVFYILVTPMLNPLIYSLRNKDVKQALGKILWKKKALY